Genomic DNA from Synergistota bacterium:
TAGAAGAGAGGAAACCATGCTGTTAACTCTAACTACCCTTAGTCGTGCTACCGCTCCACTTGATGTTTTAACTACAGCTGGAGTGATCCCTGCAGATCTTCGAGAAGGAAGTATAACGCTTTTAACTCCAACCGCCTCGGCTGTTCTCAAAATAGCCCCGAGGTTCCGGGGATCTTCTACCCCATCAAGTGCTACCACTATACTCTCAGAAGGAGAAATTTCATCTAATGAGGCGTAGCGAACGGGTGAAACTATAGCCAGCACTCCCTGGTGCTTAGCATTTCCACAAAGGACATTTATCTTACTTGGGGGGACCTTTTGAACAGGAATTCCTTTCTCCTTAAGCCATTTCTCGAGCTTCCCCCGCCCTGAGGACAGAAGAACCTTAACTACCCTCTCAGGTTGAGACATAGCAAGCTCCTCAACCGCATGAACACCATATACTATCTCTCTTTCTTCCCCCATTTAGACTCAAATATCCTCCTCTTAAGCATCTGAGAATAGAGATCCTCGCCAGTGGCTAATGAAAGCTGGGCAAGGACATGATCAAGCTTTGCACTTATATCATCAGCATAGTGAACAATAAAAGCCTCCGGTAAGGCTGGCTCAATTGGAGAACCCCACTCCCTTCTGCCATGGTGAGAGAGAATAATATGAACAACATCGTCAAGGAGCTCCCTCCAGTAATTCCTCCCATTTTCCTTCCTTATCAGATAAACTCCAATTCTATCAACGAGCATAGCCCCAAGAATGACATGCCCATGAAGCTCTCCCCTCCTCGTTCTTCTTATATAACTCTCAGAAAATTCATACTCCTCAATTTTCCCCACATCGTGAAGAATGGAACCAACCACTACGAGAGGAATAGAAACATGTATATTCTCGGATTTTTTCGCAAGCTCGAGCGCAGTTTCAACAACTCTAAGGGTGTGTTGAAGAAGCCCTCCAATAAAAGCATGGTGATAAATCATAGCTCCCGGGGCTTCCTTAAATAATTTCGCTCTATCTTTTTGAAAAACCAACGTATTCAAAAGGATTCTACCAAAAGCGCATTCATCACTTTCTTCCGAAAGGTTATCCTCAGCTATCTTTTTTAGTTTCATCCACATAAGCTCAATGCTTTCCGCTGGAAGGGAAAACACACCCGGAAAGCTCTCGTACTCACCACGATCAAGAGGTACCGCCCTGGTCAACCTCGCTTCAACCCTTCCCCCTTTCATCTCAACAAATCCAGATGCTAAGACCGCCCTGCCATCTCTTCTTGCACTCTCAAGCTTAGCACAGATATCGGCAAGCATAGTCTCATCATCACAAATGAGATTAGCCCTCAGAAAACCGGTCTTATCCCTAAGGATCATTGAAACAATGGGCTCGCCCGAGGTTCCTCTTCGCCATCTACTTAAGCTATGAATCATAAATAGGTCTTCAAAACTTCCAACAGAACCACTTAGGATATCACACACCATCAAGCGCTTTTTATACATAACTCTCTCTCCCCTAATACTCTTCTTAGAAACTTACCAGTATGAGATCTCTCACATAGAGCTACTTCTTCAGGCGTCCCAGCTGCGACCAAATATCCTCCCTTCTCGCCTCCTTCAGGACCGAGATCTATCACATAATCCGCAACCTTTATAACCTCGAGATTATGTTCTATAACAAGTACCGTATTTCCTGCCTCGACAAGCCTTTGAAGAACCTTTATGAGCTTTTCTATATCAGCGAAGTGCAATCCCGTAGTTGGCTCATCGAGTATATAAAGCGTTTTTCCAGTAGCCTTTTTGGAAAGCTCCGTTGCAAGCTTCACCCTTTGAGCTTCCCCACCCGATAGAGTAGGAGCTGGCTGACCAAGCTTTATATATCCGAGCCCAACATCGCTTAAAAGCTTTAACTTTCTCTTTATGGATGGAATATTAGAGAAGAATTCAAGAGCCTCATCAACGGTCATCTCAAGAACGTCGCTTATGTCTTTACCTTTGTACTTTATCTCAAGCGTCTCCCTATTATATCTCCTACCCTTACAAACATCGCAAGTTATATATACATCGGGCAAAAACTGCATCTCTATCTTTATGACTCCCTGTCCCTGACAAGCCTCACATCTGCCTCCACGAACGTTAAAGCTAAACCTTCCCGGAGTGTATCCTCTTATCTTAGCCTCAGGAAGAGACGCGAAAAATTCTCTTATAGGCGTAAAAGCACCCGTATAAGTAGCAGGATTCGAACGAGGTGTTCTTCCTATAGGACTTTGATCTATTACAACTACCTTATCTATGTGCTCTAAGCCCTCTATAGCATCATGTTCTCCTGGAAGCTCCGGAGAGCGATAAAGTTTTCTCGCAAGCGCTTTATAAAGTATCTCATAAACGAGTGTACTCTTACCTGCCCCTGAGACCCCAGTTATACATACAAAAAGCCCCAATGGTATAACCACATCTATGTTCTTAAGGTTGTACTGCCGTGCCCCTTTTATAACGAGCTTTCTCCTTCCTGGTCTCCTTCTGAAAGGGGGAATGGGTATCCTCTTTCTGCCCGATAGATATGAACCCGTTAGTGATTTCTCATTCTTCAGAAGATCGTTAATGGTGCCTTGCGCAACTACTTTCCCACCATGAACCCCAGCACCGGGACCGAGCTCTATTATGTGGTCTGCCCTTCTTATAGTTAACTCGTCGTGCTCAACAACTACCAGAGTATTTCCAATATCCCTGAGCTTTTCCAGCATATCAAGAAGTCTTTCGGTATCCCGAGGATGAAGACCTATAGTAGGTTCATCAAGAACATATAAAACACCCGTAAGTCCCGAGCCTATTTGCGTGGCAAGTCTTATCCTTTGAGCCTCTCCTCCAGAGAGGGTATAACCAGGTCTTGCAAGGGTCAAATAATCGACACCAACATTGAGAAGAAAATCAAGCCTTGAAACTATCTCCTTAACAGGTAGTTTAGCTATAAACCTGCTTCTTTCGTCAAGCTTAAGGTTCTCAAAGAATTCCTTAAGCTCCCGTACCGACATAAGAGTAAGCTCATAAATATTCTTCCCTGCTATCTTTATCGCAAGCGCTTCCTCCTTTAAGCGAGCCCCTTTACAAACCGGACATGGAGTAAAGCGCATAAATCTTTCAAGCTCCTCCTTGACTGCCTCAGACTCCGTTTCCCTATATCTCCTCTCAAGCTGGGGGATTATACCTTCGAAATGCCCTTCATACTCATAAACGCCCCTTCGAGTATAGTACTTAAAGGGGAGAACCTCATCTGAACCATAAAGTATAATTTTTTTCGCTTCATCAGATAGATCCCGGAAAGGAATATCCAGCGAGAAGCCATATCTTTGAGCTAAAATCTCCAGTTTTCTCATATAAAATTCCTCAAATCTGCTACCTCTCCAGGGTCTTATAGCGCCATCCTTAATAGAAAGTTCCTCATCTACAACGAGATCTGGAGCAAATTCTATCTTGACACCCAAGCCATCACAGGCTGGACATGCTCCATAAGGACTATTAAACGAGAAAAGACGAGGTTCTATCTCCGGAAGACTAATATCACAATAGGGACAAGCGAACCTCTCAGAAAGCAATATCTCTTCGCCTTTCTCCGTTAAAACGATAGCAAGCCCTTTAGATAACCTAAGAGCCTGCTCTAATGAATCGTATATTCTACTTTCATTTTCTCTCTTCACTAATAAGCGATCTACAATCACATCTATATCGTGTTTCTTAGCCTTATCGAGTTTTATTTCCTCCTCAAGCCACAGAATCAAGCCGTCCACTCTGACCCTTAGGAAACCTTCTTTTCTGAGTTCAAGAAATAGATTCTTAAACTCCCCCTTCCTTCCCCTCACAACAGGAGATAGTATCTGAACTTTCAAGCCTTCAGGAAGCGAAAGGATTTTATCTACCATTTGATCGACAGTTTGTCTTTCTATTCTTCTACCACATTTAGGACAGTGAGGTACGCCTATTCTCGCAAATAGAAGTCTAAGATAGTCGTATATCTCTGTAATCGTCCCAACAGTAGATCTCGGGTTCTTAGGAACTCCTCTCTGATCTATAGATATCGCAGGAGAAAGCCCCTCCACTGCATCAACATCGGGTTTTTCCATTCTACCCAAAAACTGACGTGCATACGCTGACAAAGATTCTACATACCTCCGCTGCCCCTCGGCATATATGGTATCGAAGGCTAAGGAGGACTTTCCGGAACCGGAAACACCCGTTATGACGACAAGCTTATACTTAGGTATCTCAAGATCTATGTTTTTCAAATTATGCTCTCTCGCTCCTTTTATGATTATCCTATCGTATGACAAAGCCTAAAAGCCTACCTCCTGTGAGTAAAATAATAAGACAGCGCTATCAAAAATATTCCTCCCGCAAAAAGAAAAAGGGAGGTCGGAGTTTTATAATCTATAGAAACCGCCTGTTTCAAAAAAGTAACGCTCAGCATTATTAATATATATCCTAAAAGTAAGCTTTTTAAATCTTCTACCGTTCTTATCCTCAGCCAGAACGGTCCACTGCTCGTTGTATCTCTCTCAACCTCACTTGATGCCTTGCATATGAAGAGGTCGTAAGTTCCGAAAGAAAAGATCAAAAGTAAACTACCGAAAAGAAACAGATCTATAGCGATCAAAAGATCTATAGTGACCGTTTTAGGCGATGGTAACCCTTTGGAGTTCCACGCCAGGGATATGACCTCGATGACGTATCTTGCTCCTATTATATAGACGAAAAAAGCGCCTATCGCGCTAAATACTATGGATACGACGGTTATCAATCTTATGTTTAGAAAAAGCTGCCATATTGTCCTTCTTATCTTTTTCGCCAGTAATATCCCCTCCTCCCCTCAGGGCGGAAATAAGATCTCTTATCTCCGCCGCTTTCTCAAAGTCGAGCCTCTCTACCGCTTTCCACATTTCTCTTTCCAGTGAGGAAATCAGAGCTTCTCTCTCCTCAGCGGGAAGATCATAAGGAGCAAGCTCCTCAGCTACCCTTTCATAACCTTTTTCCTTGACCTCTCTTCTGCTTACCTCAGGAAGATAATCCCTTACCTCTTTAACGATGGTCTTTGGGGTTATTCCATGTTTAACATTAAACTCCATCTGCACTCTTCTTCTCCTCTCAGTTTCTGCAACCGCCCTTCTAAGAGAATCTGTGATTTCATCAGCGTATAAAATCACCTTACCTCTGACATTTCGAGCAGCTCTGCCTATCATCTGTATGAGCGATCGCTCGCTTCTTAAGAAGCCCTGTCTATCCGCATCGAGAATAGCGACCAAGGTTACCTCAGGAAGATCAAGTCCCTCTCTTAAAAGATTGACGCCCACGAGCACATCGAACTCTCCCAGTCTCAACCCCTTAAGTATTTCCGCTCTTTCTATGGTATCTATTTCCGAATGCAAGTATTTAACTCTTACTCCAAGATCTGCAAGATACGAGGCAAGATCCTCCGCCATCTTCTTAGTAAGCGTGTTAACAAGCACTCTTTCCCCTCTCTCAACGGTTCTCGAAATCTCATCGAGAAGATCATCTATCTGATTCTTGGCCGGCCTTATCTCAACTTCCGGATCGACTATTCCCGTGGGGCGAACGAGCTGCTCCACAACCTGAGAGCTTATCTCAAGCTCATAGTCTCCGGGCGTTGCTGAGACGAAAATAACCCTTTTCATATACTCCTGAAACTCCTCCCATTTAAGAGGGCGGTTATCCAAGGCGGATGGAAGTCTAAAGCCAAACTCAACGAGGGTCTCCTTCCTGGATCTATCACCGTTATACATTCCCCGGATTTGGGGAACCGTCATGTGAGACTCATCTATAAACATCAAAAAATCATCAGGGAAGAAATCAAGCAACGTTCCTGGAGACTCACCAGGTGCTCTCCCACTCAGATATCTCGAGTAATTTTCTATTCCAGGGCAGTAACCAACCTCTTTCAAAAGCTCTATATCGTACTTTGTCCTGAGCTCGAGCCTCTCAGCTTCAAGAAGCTTTCCCCTTTCTTTAAACCAGTTAACTCTTTCCTCAAGCTCCATCTCTATGAGTTTAATAGCTCTTCTTATTATATCCTCAGATGTAACGAAGTGCTTAGCAGGATATATACAAACTTTTTCTTTTTCACATATAGTTTTACCGGTTATAAGATGGAACTCGGTTATTCTATCTATTTCATCCCCAAAGAGCTCAACCCTAACCCCTACTTCCTCATAGGCAGGGTATATTTCTATAAGATCTCCTCTTACGCGAAACTTACCCCTTTCAAGAACAAGGTCGTTTCTTTCATAATATAACTCTATCAATCTCTCTATTAGTCTTCTTCTTGTAATCTTCATCCCCTTCTCCAAGCAGAATATAACTCTCTCATACTCTTTTCTCGAACCTATACCGTATATACAGGAAACCGTTGCAACTACGATTACATCATCTCTCTCGAGAAGAGCTTTAGTTGTTGAAAGCCTAAGCTTTTCTATCTCCTCGTTAATGGAAGCATCTTTTTCTATATAGGTATCGGTCTCTGGAACGTAGGCTTCCGGTTGATAGTAATCGTAATAACTGACGAAATATCTAACCGCGTTATAGGGAAAGAACTCCCTAAATTCGCTATAAAGCTGAGCGGCGAGAGTCTTATTATGAGCTATAACCAAGGTAGGTAAACCGACCCTCTCTATCACATTTGCCATTGTGAATGTCTTACCAGAACCCGTAACGCCAAGAAGCGTTTGAAATCTATAACCCTTTTTAATACCATCTACGAGTTTCTCTATCGCCTGAGGCTGATCCCCTCGTGGGGGATATGGAGCCACAAGCCTGAACTTAGCCAAGCTCAAACTCACCTCTTATCATAAAGTGAAAGAAATCTTGATATCGACCTATCATAGGTTTTCTCCACCTCAGGTGGGAAGAAACACGCAGGTAGCTCCCCATTTCTCAAGTGATACCTCAAGCACTCACAGCATATTCCCTTCTTAGAGCACGGCTCATACGTGCAGGGACAGTTCCTCAAGTTTTCCTCTCTGTTCGGACACTCTTTCACTTCCTTTCACCTCCATTAGACGGCATCAGGAAAGGAAAGGGGATCCCCTTCCTGAGGATCCCCAAAGTATCGATGCATAAAAGCCTCCAGTGTATCGATATCAGTAAAGCCCGCCTCCTAAAAGCTCCTTTTTCCTTTCCTTCACCTTCTTCATAAATCTCTCTCTATCAACGATATATCTTTCCACTATGCCTTCTCCCACCTTTTCAACCTCGTCGTAAGCGCTTACCTTAAAGGTCAATTTATACCCTTCTGCCTTTTCAAGGATGGCTTCCGCAGTAACGCTCATTCCAACAGGGGTAGCAGCAAGGTGTCTCACGTTTACATAAGTACAAACGGTAGTGAATCCCTCGGGAAGACGGTCTTTAACTGCGTTAAAGGCAGCAAGATTCATAAGATTTATAAGAGCCGGTGTACCCAGAGACTCAACGGTCGGCTGAATAAACTCGGTAGCCAAGTGTTCCTCATCCACCACTATCTGAGCTACACCCTTAAGACCTTCCTCAAGTTTTATTTCGGGCAGAGCCATGATCCTACTTCACCCCCTTTAAGCGGGCTCGGGAAAAATAGTAGGACGTTTCAATATTTCTTTCTCAACCACCCTTTCTTCTCGCTTCGCTTCCTCTTTCTTCTCTTCAAGATCCCTACCCTCAAGTATGCGATCTATGTCATCTCCCTCAAGCACTTCCCTCTCAAGAAGCGTTTTAGCAAGCCTCTCAAGCTTGTCTCGGTGTTCAATGATTATCTTCTCAGCCATGGAATAGCACTTATCTATAAGCTGTCTTATCTCCTGATCTATAGCATAAGCAACTTCCTCGCTGTAGTTTCTATCTTCCACTATATCTTTTCCTAAGAATACCTGACGATGTTTTTTGCCAAGCGTTAAAGGCCCAAGACGCTCGCTCATACCATATTCACAAATCATTTCTCTCGCTATCGCAGTAGCTCTCTCCAAATCGTTTTGAGCGCCAGTGGTTATGTCCCCGAAAACGACTTTCTCAGCA
This window encodes:
- the uvrB gene encoding excinuclease ABC subunit UvrB, encoding MAKFRLVAPYPPRGDQPQAIEKLVDGIKKGYRFQTLLGVTGSGKTFTMANVIERVGLPTLVIAHNKTLAAQLYSEFREFFPYNAVRYFVSYYDYYQPEAYVPETDTYIEKDASINEEIEKLRLSTTKALLERDDVIVVATVSCIYGIGSRKEYERVIFCLEKGMKITRRRLIERLIELYYERNDLVLERGKFRVRGDLIEIYPAYEEVGVRVELFGDEIDRITEFHLITGKTICEKEKVCIYPAKHFVTSEDIIRRAIKLIEMELEERVNWFKERGKLLEAERLELRTKYDIELLKEVGYCPGIENYSRYLSGRAPGESPGTLLDFFPDDFLMFIDESHMTVPQIRGMYNGDRSRKETLVEFGFRLPSALDNRPLKWEEFQEYMKRVIFVSATPGDYELEISSQVVEQLVRPTGIVDPEVEIRPAKNQIDDLLDEISRTVERGERVLVNTLTKKMAEDLASYLADLGVRVKYLHSEIDTIERAEILKGLRLGEFDVLVGVNLLREGLDLPEVTLVAILDADRQGFLRSERSLIQMIGRAARNVRGKVILYADEITDSLRRAVAETERRRRVQMEFNVKHGITPKTIVKEVRDYLPEVSRREVKEKGYERVAEELAPYDLPAEEREALISSLEREMWKAVERLDFEKAAEIRDLISALRGGGDITGEKDKKDNMAAFSKHKIDNRRIHSI
- a CDS encoding thioesterase family protein; its protein translation is MPEIKLEEGLKGVAQIVVDEEHLATEFIQPTVESLGTPALINLMNLAAFNAVKDRLPEGFTTVCTYVNVRHLAATPVGMSVTAEAILEKAEGYKLTFKVSAYDEVEKVGEGIVERYIVDRERFMKKVKERKKELLGGGLY
- the uvrA gene encoding excinuclease ABC subunit UvrA: MSYDRIIIKGAREHNLKNIDLEIPKYKLVVITGVSGSGKSSLAFDTIYAEGQRRYVESLSAYARQFLGRMEKPDVDAVEGLSPAISIDQRGVPKNPRSTVGTITEIYDYLRLLFARIGVPHCPKCGRRIERQTVDQMVDKILSLPEGLKVQILSPVVRGRKGEFKNLFLELRKEGFLRVRVDGLILWLEEEIKLDKAKKHDIDVIVDRLLVKRENESRIYDSLEQALRLSKGLAIVLTEKGEEILLSERFACPYCDISLPEIEPRLFSFNSPYGACPACDGLGVKIEFAPDLVVDEELSIKDGAIRPWRGSRFEEFYMRKLEILAQRYGFSLDIPFRDLSDEAKKIILYGSDEVLPFKYYTRRGVYEYEGHFEGIIPQLERRYRETESEAVKEELERFMRFTPCPVCKGARLKEEALAIKIAGKNIYELTLMSVRELKEFFENLKLDERSRFIAKLPVKEIVSRLDFLLNVGVDYLTLARPGYTLSGGEAQRIRLATQIGSGLTGVLYVLDEPTIGLHPRDTERLLDMLEKLRDIGNTLVVVEHDELTIRRADHIIELGPGAGVHGGKVVAQGTINDLLKNEKSLTGSYLSGRKRIPIPPFRRRPGRRKLVIKGARQYNLKNIDVVIPLGLFVCITGVSGAGKSTLVYEILYKALARKLYRSPELPGEHDAIEGLEHIDKVVVIDQSPIGRTPRSNPATYTGAFTPIREFFASLPEAKIRGYTPGRFSFNVRGGRCEACQGQGVIKIEMQFLPDVYITCDVCKGRRYNRETLEIKYKGKDISDVLEMTVDEALEFFSNIPSIKRKLKLLSDVGLGYIKLGQPAPTLSGGEAQRVKLATELSKKATGKTLYILDEPTTGLHFADIEKLIKVLQRLVEAGNTVLVIEHNLEVIKVADYVIDLGPEGGEKGGYLVAAGTPEEVALCERSHTGKFLRRVLGERELCIKSA
- a CDS encoding HD domain-containing protein — its product is MYKKRLMVCDILSGSVGSFEDLFMIHSLSRWRRGTSGEPIVSMILRDKTGFLRANLICDDETMLADICAKLESARRDGRAVLASGFVEMKGGRVEARLTRAVPLDRGEYESFPGVFSLPAESIELMWMKLKKIAEDNLSEESDECAFGRILLNTLVFQKDRAKLFKEAPGAMIYHHAFIGGLLQHTLRVVETALELAKKSENIHVSIPLVVVGSILHDVGKIEEYEFSESYIRRTRRGELHGHVILGAMLVDRIGVYLIRKENGRNYWRELLDDVVHIILSHHGRREWGSPIEPALPEAFIVHYADDISAKLDHVLAQLSLATGEDLYSQMLKRRIFESKWGKKER
- a CDS encoding YqhA family protein; translated protein: MITVVSIVFSAIGAFFVYIIGARYVIEVISLAWNSKGLPSPKTVTIDLLIAIDLFLFGSLLLIFSFGTYDLFICKASSEVERDTTSSGPFWLRIRTVEDLKSLLLGYILIMLSVTFLKQAVSIDYKTPTSLFLFAGGIFLIALSYYFTHRR
- the rlmB gene encoding 23S rRNA (guanosine(2251)-2'-O)-methyltransferase RlmB produces the protein MGEEREIVYGVHAVEELAMSQPERVVKVLLSSGRGKLEKWLKEKGIPVQKVPPSKINVLCGNAKHQGVLAIVSPVRYASLDEISPSESIVVALDGVEDPRNLGAILRTAEAVGVKSVILPSRRSAGITPAVVKTSSGAVARLRVVRVNSMVSSLLRLKDIGFWIIGADLEGGQRYDETDYPSPSVLVLGREGKGLHRSTRKLCDMRVYIPMYGKVQSLNVSVAAGIILYEMVKRLRAKPA